One genomic region from Nymphalis io chromosome 18, ilAglIoxx1.1, whole genome shotgun sequence encodes:
- the LOC126775300 gene encoding uncharacterized protein LOC126775300 — MDIYGYPPYQYNQPDELAKQMFAQQALASSAGYNRETPGPHLMPVPTGAPWNVQSLPWSLHSPPNLVQFTAQTPEDAKIAPVVHCKRKSLDVEPVIPTKQFITEEKMAAHLSGLHISSNYTQHSLASEDVMELSVEPNVINISEKLKGHTIVLSEDLKKIQEEPIIPTSLIERLQKPQMSLVVWKPRDNILNNIKEEKETSDEDTPKKRNGVLVAEHSRIDMEM; from the exons ATGGATATCTATGGATACCCTCCGTATCAATATAATCAACCAGATGAACTGGCCAAACAAATGTTTGCTCAGCAAGCTCTTGCCTCATCAGCTGGATATAACCGTGAGACTCCTGGACCACATCTCATGCCTGTGCCTACTGGAGCTCCGTGGAATGTTCAAAGTCTACCCTGGAGTTTGCACTCTCCTCCGAATCTAGTACAATTTACAGCGCAGACCCCTGAAGATGCGAAAATCGCACCAGTGGTACACTGTAAAAGAAAGAGCTTAGATGTTGAACCAGTaat TCCAACAAAGCAATTTATAACGGAGGAAAAAATGGCTGCACATTTAAGTGGTCTCCATATATCATCCAATTACACACAACATTCACTGGCCTCTGAAGATGTAATGGAATTGAGTGTGGAGCCAAATGTAATAAACATTAGTGAGAAATTGAAAGGTCATACAATAGTATTGTcagaagatttaaaaaaaatacaagaagaACCCATTATACCCACCTCACTTATTGAAAG atTACAAAAGCCTCAAATGTCCTTAGTGGTATGGAAACCTAGAGATAATATCCTAAATAACATCAAAGAAGAGAAAGAAACATCTGATGAAGATACGCCAAAAAAAAGAAATGGTGTTCTTGTTGCGGAACATTCGAGAATAGACATGGAAATGTAA